Proteins from a single region of Apostichopus japonicus isolate 1M-3 chromosome 21, ASM3797524v1, whole genome shotgun sequence:
- the LOC139962619 gene encoding thyroxine 5-deiodinase-like isoform X1 — MASSNETARMPELEPKKSPLGDRNSVLKLVKRWKDFMLSEDTQIRFDKNVDPTKRDMQIRFKETYLEIDNDFMKEMGINVTLHKRMTVHGFIPFVVAFHKDDTEIMSELTGFMDGMVSDKITGGFAPEVSVISMETKADIDISELTVDKSKPLIVLSSSISCPLLKVCMFSGALSHLLKKYKSKAEFLLVYTSEAHPSDGWKLGHKFSCLKQHQNVDDRIKAARLMIDQDAKHFKCLTSDPFNTEKVRVVLDNMNNTFTSSFCSGPIRAFALEDGQLVWMGPNIVHLMSNPQDLMTDKIEAWLRGRFDEEDN, encoded by the exons AATGCCTGAGTTAGAGCCGAAGAAGAGTCCTCTTGGTGATCGCAATAGTGTACTGAAACTGGTGAAGAGATGGAAGGACTTTATGTTGTCAGAAGACACACAGATAAGGTTTGACAAAAATGTGGATCCTACCAAAAgagatatgcaaattaggtttAAG GAAACCTATCTTGAAATAGATAACGATTTTATGAAAGAGATGGGGATAAATGTTACCTTACACAAGCGTATGACTGTCCATGGTTTCATCCCATTCGTGGTAGCTTTCCACAAAGATGACACAGAG aTAATGAGTGAGTTGACGGGATTCATGGACGGTATGGTCTCAGACAAGATAACAGGAGGTTTCGCACCGGAAGTATCGGTTATCTCCATGGAAACAAAGGCCGACATTGACATTTCTGAACTAACAGTCGACAAATCTAAACCTTTGATAGTGTTGTCGTCATCTATATCCTGTCCGTTGCTAAAG GTTTGTATGTTCAGCGGTGCGTTGTCTCACCtcttaaagaaatacaaaagcAAAGCGGAGTTTCTACTGGTCTACACCTCCGAGGCTCACCCTTCAGACGGTTGGAAGCTAGGACACAAATTCAGCTGCTTAAAACAACACCAGAACGTGGATGATCGCATCAAAGCGGCTAG GCTGATGATAGACCAAGACGCAAAACATTTTAAATGCTTGACCTCCGACCCTTTCAACACAGAGAAGGTTAGAGTTGTCCTTGACAACATGAATAACACATTCACTTCTAGCTTCTGCAGTGGACCAATCAGAGCGTTCGCTTTAGAAGACGGACAACTGGTATGGATGGGACCAAACATAGTGCATCTAATGAGTAATCCGCAAGATCTGATGACCGACAAAATAGAGGCGTGGCTAAGAGGAAGATTTGACGAAGAAGAcaattaa
- the LOC139962619 gene encoding thyroxine 5-deiodinase-like isoform X3, with protein MIETTQYPTTSGMPELEPKKSPLGDRNSVLKLVKRWKDFMLSEDTQIRFDKNVDPTKRDMQIRFKETYLEIDNDFMKEMGINVTLHKRMTVHGFIPFVVAFHKDDTEIMSELTGFMDGMVSDKITGGFAPEVSVISMETKADIDISELTVDKSKPLIVLSSSISCPLLKVCMFSGALSHLLKKYKSKAEFLLVYTSEAHPSDGWKLGHKFSCLKQHQNVDDRIKAARLMIDQDAKHFKCLTSDPFNTEKVRVVLDNMNNTFTSSFCSGPIRAFALEDGQLVWMGPNIVHLMSNPQDLMTDKIEAWLRGRFDEEDN; from the exons AATGCCTGAGTTAGAGCCGAAGAAGAGTCCTCTTGGTGATCGCAATAGTGTACTGAAACTGGTGAAGAGATGGAAGGACTTTATGTTGTCAGAAGACACACAGATAAGGTTTGACAAAAATGTGGATCCTACCAAAAgagatatgcaaattaggtttAAG GAAACCTATCTTGAAATAGATAACGATTTTATGAAAGAGATGGGGATAAATGTTACCTTACACAAGCGTATGACTGTCCATGGTTTCATCCCATTCGTGGTAGCTTTCCACAAAGATGACACAGAG aTAATGAGTGAGTTGACGGGATTCATGGACGGTATGGTCTCAGACAAGATAACAGGAGGTTTCGCACCGGAAGTATCGGTTATCTCCATGGAAACAAAGGCCGACATTGACATTTCTGAACTAACAGTCGACAAATCTAAACCTTTGATAGTGTTGTCGTCATCTATATCCTGTCCGTTGCTAAAG GTTTGTATGTTCAGCGGTGCGTTGTCTCACCtcttaaagaaatacaaaagcAAAGCGGAGTTTCTACTGGTCTACACCTCCGAGGCTCACCCTTCAGACGGTTGGAAGCTAGGACACAAATTCAGCTGCTTAAAACAACACCAGAACGTGGATGATCGCATCAAAGCGGCTAG GCTGATGATAGACCAAGACGCAAAACATTTTAAATGCTTGACCTCCGACCCTTTCAACACAGAGAAGGTTAGAGTTGTCCTTGACAACATGAATAACACATTCACTTCTAGCTTCTGCAGTGGACCAATCAGAGCGTTCGCTTTAGAAGACGGACAACTGGTATGGATGGGACCAAACATAGTGCATCTAATGAGTAATCCGCAAGATCTGATGACCGACAAAATAGAGGCGTGGCTAAGAGGAAGATTTGACGAAGAAGAcaattaa